GACCCGTTtctatagtgaaacttgagtcctgctgaGCTAGACCTTAACCGATCCTTATACGAAAGTCttacaaaataattctttgacCAATCCTAACGTATTGCAAAACCACTCTTTACCCCGTCATACCCCACCGCCTCAGCTGATTGAAACCTTGCCCAATTAGTTAtgcagcagacaggaacaattaCAGAACCGGACAGAGCCCAGGCAGATAAACAGCAGGGAACTGGGGACCCTACAGGCCCAGCAAGAAAGAGGCCGAGAACTCACAGCCACAGGCATTGATCTGCGAGTTCCTGCCAGGCAGATGCCATCAAACAACGTTTTCTtgaaccatcttaagatctgtttcggTAGCCGGTGGTGATGGTAGCACGGGAGCCTTCTCAGCCGCCTGACAGTTCATTGTTTTGACATCATTCAGAAGGAATGTGAGGACCTGACTTCCTGCTCcttggctcatggctgctgctgtgctaatgtggctgcagaaaatggcctcagaccttacagcagtgggggctgggagccaggactcctgggtcctatccagctctgggaggggagttggggtgagtgggttagagcaggggggctgggagccaagctTCTTGAGTCACCAAActcttcctgctcctgccccccgtGTAGGCCCTGTCTCCACACcagggtatgggggggggggtgccacaGTGATGAGAGCAGGACCCATTCTGTCTCTGGCCCTTTCCCACCCTTCCCTGACCCCCCAGTTGAGCCCAAGGTGAAAGTTTCCCCCACGAAATTGGGGTCCCAGCCCCATCCCGACCTGCTGGTTTGCTCGGTGACGGGGTTTTACCCTGGGGGGATCGAGATCAAGTGGCTGAAGAACGGGCAGGAGCAGACGGCCGGGGTGGTGTCCACGGAGCTGCTCCAGAACGGAGACTGGACCTTCCAGATCCTGGTGATGCTGGAGATGAGCCCCCGGCGCGGGGACGTCTACACCTGCCAGGTGGAGCACATCAGCCTGTGGGGCCCCCTCACCGTGCACTGGGGTAAGAGCCTCTGGGTgtggggcagcccctgagcctgcAGGGGCACCCCTGGGGGaatgggcctggggcagagagctGGGACGTGAGAAGGGGAACGGGAGGCCGGGCTGAGACTGAACCCCCCAAGCTCCTGTTTTCCCAGCGGTGCAGCCTGACTCTGCCAGGAGCCCGAGGGTCGGGGGCTTCGTGCTGGGGCTGATCTTCCTGGCGCCGGGACTCCTCATCTACCTGAAGGCAGGTGACTGGCTCCGGGTGGGAACGGTGGCGCCAGGGGGTGTGGTCAGGTGGGCTGCGGGGAAtctgggcctgggctccccttggcagagggctggaggaacccaggcccCCCGTGCTAGACACACCGTAACCTGGTCCggcagggtatgtctacactgcaattagacacctgcagctgacctgtgacagctgactcaggctatgGGAAGGGCCCTGCCCCCGGGAgctctcagcccagcccagccagcgaCTTCGCGGGCCGTAGTGTTGTCAGGGCTCCCTGTGGGTAGCTGGGCCTATGTCCCACGGGCAACCCGCTGGCTTCCCGggcaccccagcccagcctggacaCCCTGCCAGGACCCTGCTGGTTCTCATGCCCCACCCGCGCCCACCGCCTTTGTGTATGTAGCCGTGTCTGACCCTTGCACCCAGGCCCTGGCTCCTACAGCCCCTTGTGGGACCCGCTGGGCagcccctgtcacggagtccccgagcaatgctctggaactgctccccatgaagccgggcaggactctggggcagtctcctctctgggagcagcctgtctgcagggcacacagctcacccggcttccaccttcctgggtctgacctcggagcattcagcctcctctgcccctccatgcgcttcccacagcgagtccatccaggcgggctcctggggaagccagagggtcctgcccccaaactccgcagtcagacgggactctcagccagccagtaaaacagaaggtttattagacgacaggaacatggtctaacacagagcttgcaggtgcagagaacgggacccctcagctgggtccattttgggggacagtgagccagacaaccacgtctgcccttcactccatgtcccagccagccccaaactgaaactccctccagcccctcctcctctgggctttgtccctttcctgggccaggtggtcaccggattcctttgttctccaaccctttagctctcacctggcaggggggaagggcccaggccaacaGTGGCCAGGAAatagggtgtcggccattctctgtgtctagacccctgcccacacctgccctctagggctctgcaacgatcatacacccttaccccaacccctagatacttaagaactgcctaggggaaactgaggcacccccacactattcagaggaaacattaagaacagtcccacttcgtcacagccccACCCTGGAAGAAGTTTATTGGATGGCACAGGCCAGCATCGGCTTTCTGCGGATCCTGGATCCCAGCGATCCCATGGTGCCCCCAAATGTCCAACGCCCCCTGAACGTCCCAGAGGGAGAAgaatcccaccccccacccagagccccgaTCTCCCAGGGCCCCGATCCAGTCCTGCCCTCGGGGCCCTCAGCCCTGGAGCCAGGCATGGATCCAGCCCCAAGGTCCATGTCCTCAGGAGACGGGCCAATGCCCACGCCTGGGCCGGTGCTGCCCCCTGAGGCACTGGACTCCCCTGGTCCAACGTCCTGGTAGACTCTGGAAGGAGAGAGCAGAGGGGATGGGTTAGGGGGTGtaaaggccccacccccacccctgagagGGAGAGGACTCACCTGCGACTGCTCCTCCACAGCACCCCGGCCACGGCGGCTACGGCCAGAGCCCCCAGGGTGATGCCCACGGCCAGGCCagggccccagcccctgccctgctctgtaaAATACAGGGGGTGACGCAGCGGGAACAGGCCCACTCCTCAAAGATCTCTCCACCCTGTCCCATTCGCGCTTCcttcagcccccaccctgctcccgcaccccagtcctgccccgtccccctcagctcctccatcctCTTCCCCCTGGTCCATCCCCCCACTCTTCCCTTCTACCTCCCTGCGCCCCAATCCCGCTGTCTGGACCCACCCCCGTCCCACTCAGGACGTGCAGGAAAAGCCCCCAGAGACCACGACCGCACCCCCCTGGAGACGTGCACCTACCCCAGGGGATCAGCAGATTCTGGCCCCCCAGGCTGCTGTGCTCCACCCGGCAGGCGTAGCTGTGCCCATCGCCCGGCTCCACGGCCAGGGAGCTGCGCAGCTGGTAGGTCAGGTCCGCGTTGGGCAGGATCCCGCTGGAGCTCAGCCGCCcgcccggccccacctcctccccgtcCTGCAGCCAGGCCACGCGGACGGGCCGGGGGTAGAAACCGGTGACCCGGCAAACCAGCAGTAACGGCGCGGGGGTCCCGGCTGGGGGAGGCGCTCGGGCAAACACCACGGCGACCGGCCGCTCTGAGACAGGGGGAGAGAgacggggcgggggagagggacgATTCAGTCTGAGCCTCAGGGACTCACTAGCcaagcccagctccatcctccgGGGTCAGGCGTTGGCCCCGCTGTCCTGGCCAGGCCCCAATTCTGTCTCCTGCAGTTACCAGGGGTGAGGGAAtcccccttcacttcctgtcctaaacggCTGTGCGGTGCGGCTATGAAATGGCTACGGTGCTCCACCCCAGCTACAGCTGCATTTGTACACCAGGCCAGGGGTCCCTGGATAAACGGCCCCGCACTTGacgccagaggtggctgcatctcagcgagCAGGGAATGGTGACCAGCCTCACCTTGCCTCTCCAGAGACTCTTTCCCGTAGACGACAAACGTCCTGAGCAGATAGATGCAAGTTATTCTAAAAAAAAACTGAAGCCTGGCGGACGCGCTCTTATCCCAGTTGAGAAGGTCCCGGGCGTGGAGCGCCAGCTTATCCTCTGAACGAGCGACCCAGGTGCCCACGTCCACCTCAAAGCTCACGACGCCCTCGCCGTTCCCCGCAGCGTCATTGAATCCCCTCGAGGTGCCGTTGGGGTGCAGCTCGCAGCCGAGGGAGGCCTGGGTAACAAAGGGGTCTGGAgcaggaagggcaggggggaTGAGGAGGGGCGTCTGGAGGTTACCCGGGGGGGGCAGAAATCGAGAGACGGGGGAATAAAGGTGCGTGATAGGTGCCATGAGGATGTTTGGCCACAAGACGGCGGCAGGATTGTGGGGCGGCCCTGGCTGGAGTTACAGGAACGTTGCCATTTCTGTTTAAAATTGATTGTTTGAAGTGCTCTGAGGCTCACATGCAGCCTGATTGGCTCGAAAATCGCTGCGTTACAACGgggcctgaggcagaggctgTCGTGCAAATTTGGGGTCCCTTGGTCATGGGGTTCCTGAGATACAGACCCCCGCCCACATGACCTGCTTTCAAAGGGTCAGGCTCCATGTCAGGAAAGACCAGGAGCCTCGGCTCAGGGAGTGGGAcgcggggcctttcccctctggtgGCCACCAGCTCCAATCAGCCTAAGGGCCAGGGACTGGCTGTCTTTACCCCGCCGACACACTCAGTGGCTGTGTTGAGTGTGTCAGttctcagcacacacacacacacaccccccagtaGGTGTGGGGAAGGATCCCCTCAGCTGGCTCCGTACTCACAGCCCATTCCCTGCTGCTGAGCTATTCTGGTCACTGTGAGGATGAAGTCGGACAGGGAGCGATGGATCAGCAGCTCCAGGTCCTGCCACTGCTTCGGGGTCAGGccctgctgggcccagggctgcaggaagtggaccTGGCAGGTGTTGCAGTCCAGGGAGTGGGTCTCCAGGTCGCCCAGCAGGGCCTTCAGCTCCATGTCCGCGGAGCTGGCGTTGTGGAATCGGGAGGTTAGGAGCACCCGGAAGGTGACAAACCCTGGGGGGACAGGAGGGaaggctgcaggggtgggggtaagAGAAAACAAGTGGAGAACAAagcgggtggggagggagatTAATGAGTCTCCCGGGCTCCAGAATCTCCCTGCTGAACACTAAcccgcctccccctcctccttcactAGCCCCAGGTggtgctgccccccgccccggctttACACCATCCCCACCAGCCCAGTAACAAAAACGGCAGGGGGGGGTCCCCACTTACCGGCCAGGGCCCCCCATGCCCAGGGGAGGAGTAGAGGGAGTAGCAtcctggcaggggaagggggatccGGGCCCAGGCGGGCGTCAGGGCAGCGGGACGAGGGGCCCAGAGTCGCCCACATGCTCTCGGTTCTGCCCCAGGGCACACGCCTCTCTGCCAACTTCTCCCTGTCTCTGTCTGCTCAGACCTGTCCCCTCGGCTGCCAGCCCCGAGCCAATCAGGGCAGAGGGAGTCGGGGAGCGGAGGCAGCGCGGGAGGGGGATCCCGGCAGCAAGATCAAAACCAGGCCCTGTCCCCGGGTCAGTGCGTGTGTGTGACgccccctccatctcctccagccTGGGGTACCattgctcccagcccagcccttaGCGCTGCTCTGGGGCAATGGGGCCAGCCCTGTCTGCCCGGGcagagcccccttctgccccccgccctgctccctgcagcccagcccttAGCGCTGCTCTGGGGCAATGGGGCCAGCCCTGTCTGCCCGGGcagagcccccttctgccccccgccctgctccctgcagcccagcccttAGCGCTGCTCTGGGGCAATGGGGCCAACCCTGACTGCCCGGGGagagcccccttctgccccctgccccgctgcctgcagccccgccccccagtaccgccctggggcaatggggccagccctggctgccaggggaaagcacccccagctcagagccaaATTCACCCTCAGCCAAACTAGGCAGGTACCCAGGGCTCAAATTTGTGGGGGGACCTAAAATTCTAGGCCAACATCCTGCTCCTCACCCCGCTGAGGGCCCCCCCGCCCACAGCAGCAGCCTCAGCCCTTGCACCCCGAACCTGGGAGGGAAGATttgaggggggggagagggagtccaTCCCCGTCACCCCACAGGGGGCCAGATGGGCTGGACCAGATGGAGGAAAGGACCCGGGGGTGGGGGACAAGATAGAGTGAAGGGGAGGGCAGAGCCCCCCCACGcaagctgcccctcccccactatcccagtggcccctccctctcctAATAGCTCCTCCTTCTCCTGGCCCTCTTTCCTGTTAGCCCCTCCCGCTCATGAGCCCCTCCCttgctgtggccctgccccctcattctcctcccaCAGTGCTGGGCGGTGGACTGGctgggtgttattgtagggtcgctgggGAGCGCTGGGTGGTGGACAGGCTGGgatgttgtgacgaagtgggactgttcttaatgtttcctctgaatagtgggggggtgcctcagtttcccctaggcagttctta
This genomic interval from Caretta caretta isolate rCarCar2 chromosome 14, rCarCar1.hap1, whole genome shotgun sequence contains the following:
- the LOC142069001 gene encoding LOW QUALITY PROTEIN: antigen-presenting glycoprotein CD1d-like (The sequence of the model RefSeq protein was modified relative to this genomic sequence to represent the inferred CDS: deleted 1 base in 1 codon) — its product is MWATLGPSSRCPDARLGPDPPSPARMLLPLLLPWAWGALADSLISLPTRFVLHLFSLTPTPAAFPPVPPGFVTFRVLLTSRFHNASSADMELKALLGDLETHSLDCNTCQVHFLQPWAQQGLTPKQWQDLELLIHRSLSDFILTVTRIAQQQGMGYAPPHPPALPAPDPFVTQASLGCELHPNGTSRGFNDAAGNGEGVVSFEVDVGTWVARSEDKLALHARDLLNWDKSASARLQFFFRITCIYLLRTFVVYGKESLERQERPVAVVFARAPPPAGTPAPLLLVCRVTGFYPRPVRVAWLQDGEEVGPGGRLSSSGILPNADLTYQLRSSLAVEPGDGHSYACRVEHSSLGGQNLLIPWEQGRGWGPGLAVGITLGALAVAAVAGVLWRSSRRVYQDVGPGESSASGGSTGPGVGIGPSPEDMDLGAGSMPGSRAEGPEGRTGSGPWEIGALGGGWDSSPSGTFRGRWTFGGTMGSLGSRIRRKPMLACAIQ